The following coding sequences lie in one Vibrio casei genomic window:
- the fabB gene encoding beta-ketoacyl-ACP synthase I, with protein sequence MKRAVITGLGIVSSIGNNVEEVLASLKTGKSGITGSEQFKEAGLRSQVWGELKITPSDHIDRKQMRFMGDTASYAYLAMQQAVEDSKLTEDQVSNDRTGLVAGSGGISSQNQVVSVDTIREKGVKRVGPYMVPRTMASTVSACLATPFKIRGVNYSISSACATSAHCIGHALELIQLGKQDVVFAGGGEELHWSSAMMFDAMGALSTKYNEEPEKASRTYDANRDGFVISGGGGMVVIEELEHAIARGAKIYGEIVGYGATSDGYDMVAPSGEGAVRCMKMAMQNVDSIDYVNTHGTSTPVGDVKELGAIQEVFGKDSGGKCPAISATKAMTGHALGAAGVHEAIYSTLMLEHNFIAPSINVETLDPAAEGLDIVTEPREQELKTVMSNSFGFGGTNATLVIKKYEA encoded by the coding sequence ATGAAACGAGCCGTCATCACTGGTCTAGGCATTGTATCTAGTATTGGTAATAACGTAGAAGAAGTATTAGCGTCTTTAAAAACAGGCAAATCTGGTATTACCGGTTCTGAACAGTTTAAAGAAGCAGGCCTACGCTCTCAAGTTTGGGGTGAATTAAAAATCACACCAAGTGATCATATTGATCGTAAACAAATGCGTTTTATGGGTGATACTGCCTCTTACGCTTATCTTGCTATGCAACAAGCCGTTGAAGATTCTAAGTTAACTGAAGATCAAGTTTCAAATGATCGTACAGGTTTGGTTGCAGGTTCAGGTGGCATTTCATCTCAAAACCAAGTCGTTTCAGTTGATACTATTCGTGAGAAAGGAGTGAAACGCGTTGGACCGTACATGGTTCCTCGTACTATGGCTTCCACTGTTTCAGCTTGCTTGGCTACGCCATTTAAAATTCGTGGTGTGAACTACAGCATTAGCTCTGCATGTGCAACGTCAGCACACTGTATTGGTCATGCGCTTGAGCTTATTCAACTAGGTAAGCAAGATGTTGTGTTTGCTGGTGGCGGTGAAGAACTGCATTGGTCATCTGCAATGATGTTTGATGCCATGGGTGCACTATCTACTAAGTACAATGAAGAGCCAGAAAAAGCGTCTCGTACTTATGATGCAAACCGTGATGGTTTCGTTATCTCTGGCGGCGGTGGTATGGTCGTTATCGAAGAACTTGAGCATGCTATTGCTCGTGGCGCGAAAATTTACGGTGAAATTGTCGGTTACGGTGCAACATCAGATGGCTATGACATGGTTGCTCCATCGGGTGAAGGTGCTGTGCGCTGTATGAAGATGGCAATGCAAAATGTGGACTCTATCGATTACGTGAACACTCACGGTACCTCTACCCCTGTGGGCGATGTGAAAGAGCTTGGCGCAATCCAAGAGGTCTTTGGTAAAGATAGCGGCGGAAAATGCCCTGCAATATCTGCAACCAAAGCAATGACTGGCCACGCACTTGGCGCGGCAGGTGTACACGAAGCGATTTATTCTACGTTAATGTTAGAACATAACTTCATTGCACCAAGCATTAATGTCGAAACATTAGATCCAGCAGCGGAAGGTTTGGATATTGTCACAGAACCTCGTGAGCAAGAATTGAAGACCGTGATGTCAAATAGCTTTGGTTTCGGTGGCACTAACGCAACGCTTGTGATTAAGAAATACGAAGCTTAA
- a CDS encoding 4-phosphoerythronate dehydrogenase, producing MKIIIDENMPYAEVLFSQLGEVIMKSGRDLTADDLIGVDALMIRSVTKVNADLLSKADKLKFVGTATAGMDHVDQALLVEKGIKFTAAPGCNKVGVAEYVISSLLVIAQQQGFSLFDKTVGIVGAGQVGSYLAQCLNAIGIKVLLNDPLKQAQGDTRDFIDLDTLLKVSDVISLHTPITKEGQYPTHHLIDDSRLNALRADQILINAARGPVVDNQALKYRLQQNDGFTAVLDVFEKEPLVDLELLPLLTFATPHIAGYGLEGKARGTTMIFNRYCEFLGLAFKANPDDLLPIAPVPNVQLSSGWSQDTEKNQALLHNLTQLIYDVRHDDAVFRRHISINHTDQQAKAFDALRKNYWDRREYSAICLGIIHEQILVQNNASAMVQEQNTVDVMPFIQLGFKSDQYR from the coding sequence ATGAAAATAATCATTGATGAAAACATGCCATATGCCGAGGTATTATTTAGCCAGTTAGGTGAGGTGATCATGAAATCTGGCCGAGACTTAACAGCTGACGATCTTATTGGTGTTGATGCGTTAATGATTCGCTCTGTGACCAAAGTGAATGCAGACTTACTGAGCAAAGCTGATAAATTAAAGTTTGTTGGTACAGCGACGGCGGGAATGGACCATGTCGATCAAGCATTATTAGTTGAAAAAGGCATTAAGTTTACTGCGGCACCTGGTTGTAATAAAGTGGGTGTCGCTGAATATGTCATTAGCTCTTTGTTAGTGATTGCTCAACAACAAGGCTTTTCTCTTTTTGATAAAACCGTTGGCATTGTCGGTGCAGGTCAAGTGGGATCTTATTTAGCGCAATGCTTAAATGCGATTGGAATTAAAGTGTTATTAAATGATCCACTCAAGCAAGCACAAGGCGATACTCGGGACTTTATAGACCTTGATACCTTATTGAAAGTGTCGGACGTCATTTCTTTGCATACGCCAATCACCAAAGAAGGTCAGTACCCGACACATCATTTAATTGATGACTCTAGACTTAATGCTTTACGTGCCGATCAAATCTTGATTAATGCAGCACGTGGGCCGGTGGTGGATAATCAAGCTTTAAAATATCGATTGCAGCAGAACGATGGCTTTACTGCGGTATTGGATGTATTTGAGAAAGAGCCGTTAGTGGATTTAGAATTACTGCCATTACTGACTTTTGCCACTCCACACATTGCTGGCTATGGTTTAGAGGGTAAGGCTCGTGGTACGACGATGATTTTTAATCGCTATTGTGAGTTTCTTGGTTTAGCTTTCAAAGCCAATCCCGACGATTTACTGCCGATTGCGCCCGTTCCTAATGTGCAGTTATCAAGCGGTTGGAGCCAAGATACAGAGAAAAACCAAGCATTACTGCACAATTTGACTCAGTTGATTTATGATGTGCGCCATGATGATGCGGTTTTCCGTCGCCATATTTCGATTAATCACACAGACCAACAAGCGAAAGCATTTGATGCTCTGCGTAAAAATTACTGGGATCGTCGTGAATACAGTGCCATTTGTTTGGGGATTATCCATGAGCAAATACTTGTGCAGAATAATGCTTCAGCAATGGTTCAGGAACAAAATACGGTTGATGTTATGCCATTTATCCAGCTAGGCTTTAAAAGCGATCAGTATAGATAA
- a CDS encoding aspartate-semialdehyde dehydrogenase: MSQEFNVAIFGATGAVGEAMLEVLQERKFPVGNLYLLASERSEGKTYRFNGKTIRVQNVEEFDWTQVHIALFSAGAELSEKWAPIAADEGVVVIDNTSQFRYDFDIPLVVPEVNPEAIAEFRNRNIIANPNCSTIQMLVALKPIHDAVGIERINVSTYQSVSGAGKAGIDELAGQTAKLLNGLPVETAAFTQQIAFNCIPQIDTMMENGYTKEEMKMVWETQKIFNDPSIQVNPTCVRVPVFFGHAESLHIETQSPIDAEQVMELFEKTDGIELFRNADYPTQVRDAAGKDTVLIGRVRNDISHHSGINLWVVADNVRKGAATNAVQIAEVLIRDYF; the protein is encoded by the coding sequence ATGAGTCAAGAATTTAACGTTGCTATTTTCGGTGCTACCGGTGCGGTAGGCGAGGCCATGCTAGAAGTTTTACAAGAACGTAAATTTCCAGTGGGCAATCTTTACCTGTTAGCGAGTGAGCGCAGTGAAGGAAAAACCTATCGCTTTAATGGCAAAACAATTCGAGTACAAAATGTTGAAGAATTCGATTGGACACAAGTTCATATTGCATTATTTTCAGCTGGAGCCGAGCTTTCAGAAAAATGGGCACCGATTGCCGCGGATGAAGGGGTTGTCGTTATCGATAATACCTCTCAATTTCGTTATGATTTTGATATTCCTTTGGTTGTTCCTGAAGTTAATCCTGAAGCGATTGCTGAGTTTCGTAACCGTAACATCATTGCCAACCCAAACTGTTCAACGATTCAAATGTTAGTGGCGTTAAAGCCTATCCATGACGCAGTGGGCATTGAACGTATTAATGTTTCAACCTACCAATCTGTTTCTGGGGCTGGTAAAGCCGGGATTGATGAGTTAGCAGGGCAAACCGCAAAACTATTGAATGGTTTACCCGTCGAAACAGCAGCATTTACGCAACAGATTGCGTTTAATTGTATCCCTCAAATCGATACGATGATGGAAAATGGTTACACCAAAGAAGAAATGAAAATGGTGTGGGAAACGCAAAAAATCTTTAATGACCCTTCTATTCAAGTGAATCCAACTTGTGTTCGTGTTCCTGTGTTTTTTGGGCATGCAGAATCTCTTCACATTGAAACTCAATCGCCTATTGATGCTGAACAAGTGATGGAATTATTCGAAAAAACTGACGGTATTGAACTGTTCCGTAACGCGGATTATCCAACACAAGTTCGTGATGCGGCAGGGAAAGACACAGTATTGATTGGCCGAGTGCGTAACGATATTAGCCATCACAGTGGAATTAATCTGTGGGTTGTCGCTGATAATGTTCGTAAAGGGGCGGCGACTAACGCGGTGCAAATCGCAGAAGTACTTATCCGAGATTATTTTTAA
- a CDS encoding FimV/HubP family polar landmark protein: MRRTFKHFITPVTLLMLTQMSVACADDSDVSHGQSLASNSSISTKQNTDIHLENPRVNQTDGIAEIYGPTAESETLWSIAKEYRPNKSVSIPQVVLATYKINDKAFEAHNIHGLISGSMLRLPTLARIKLNSTAEANQVLEQDANRVIPSQTDLSIEPPPPAKLEDYEPKAVVLKPSIDPIEITVSGAQTLSVDSKEETDNVPVERLSPEMISSEVQDNNTPVQAQEISEEVEVGQDQVELSKVEEMNTRLTVELEKIQHQLDELKNSMASEEISRNQVQQVEPKSFNIDSPKAFLSIANQQPWLWVVLLLPILLLLLIIKMLFFRQVSKYDPESVPAVALGKMIEKEPVLMVASSEEHPHSSEAEAEAEAEAEAEADHYSDADLPTYSEDEAILDAQNDPEPFNVDSLSKLNKGDHYKFDSDLLSFEAEHQVEALTDTEATQFHNIDDLLEQSSAGSVDGIEKSPDLDVGLDEFPDVLSDVKVLDVDIDAEMNGNLDLAKVFIEMDDKLSANKLLREVLEKGDSQLQMEAQRLLLSMQR, from the coding sequence ATGCGCCGTACTTTCAAGCACTTTATCACCCCTGTGACATTATTAATGTTGACGCAAATGTCAGTGGCATGTGCAGATGACAGCGATGTCTCACACGGGCAATCTTTGGCTTCAAATTCTAGTATTAGCACTAAGCAAAATACGGATATCCATCTTGAAAACCCTCGCGTTAATCAAACTGATGGTATCGCTGAAATTTATGGGCCAACAGCTGAAAGTGAAACACTCTGGTCGATTGCGAAAGAGTACCGCCCTAACAAATCGGTTTCAATTCCTCAAGTCGTGTTAGCGACCTACAAAATAAATGATAAAGCGTTTGAAGCCCATAACATTCATGGGCTGATTTCTGGCAGTATGCTGAGACTACCGACACTAGCGCGAATAAAGTTAAATTCAACGGCAGAAGCGAACCAAGTATTAGAGCAAGATGCGAATCGCGTTATTCCCTCTCAAACTGATTTATCCATAGAGCCTCCACCGCCAGCAAAGCTTGAAGATTACGAACCAAAAGCGGTGGTGTTAAAGCCAAGTATTGACCCGATTGAAATTACGGTATCCGGTGCTCAAACCCTCTCCGTTGACTCTAAAGAAGAGACCGATAATGTGCCTGTCGAGCGTTTATCTCCAGAAATGATCTCGTCGGAGGTTCAGGATAATAATACGCCGGTTCAGGCACAAGAAATATCAGAAGAAGTAGAAGTTGGGCAAGACCAAGTTGAGCTGAGTAAAGTTGAAGAAATGAATACTCGCTTAACCGTTGAACTTGAGAAAATACAGCATCAGTTGGATGAGCTGAAAAACTCGATGGCTAGTGAAGAAATATCACGAAACCAAGTTCAACAGGTTGAGCCCAAATCATTTAATATTGATTCCCCGAAGGCTTTTTTGTCCATAGCAAATCAACAACCTTGGTTATGGGTCGTGTTATTGCTGCCGATTTTATTATTGTTGCTTATTATTAAAATGTTGTTTTTCCGTCAGGTGAGTAAGTATGACCCTGAGTCGGTTCCAGCTGTAGCTTTGGGGAAAATGATAGAGAAAGAACCGGTATTAATGGTTGCCTCTAGTGAGGAGCATCCACATTCTTCAGAAGCAGAAGCAGAAGCAGAAGCAGAAGCAGAAGCAGAAGCAGATCATTATTCAGATGCAGATTTACCCACTTATAGTGAAGATGAAGCGATACTGGATGCACAAAATGATCCTGAGCCATTCAATGTAGACTCATTAAGTAAGCTTAATAAGGGTGACCACTATAAGTTTGACTCTGACCTTTTATCATTCGAAGCTGAGCATCAAGTAGAAGCATTAACTGATACAGAAGCAACACAATTTCATAATATTGATGATTTGTTGGAGCAATCGAGTGCCGGTTCTGTGGATGGAATAGAGAAGTCACCTGATTTGGATGTAGGACTAGATGAGTTTCCTGATGTGTTGAGTGATGTTAAAGTTTTAGATGTTGATATTGATGCTGAAATGAATGGCAACTTAGATTTAGCGAAAGTCTTTATTGAGATGGACGACAAACTATCAGCCAATAAGCTTTTAAGGGAAGTTTTGGAAAAGGGTGATTCTCAATTACAGATGGAAGCCCAACGCTTATTACTGTCAATGCAAAGATAA
- the truA gene encoding tRNA pseudouridine(38-40) synthase TruA, translating to MRIALGVEYDGSKLHGWQKQNDVVSVQEHLEKALSVIANHPVNVICAGRTDAGVHGTGQVVHFDTDSERKLVAWTLGVNANLPSSIAVCWAHNVSDEFHARFTATARRYRYIIYNNTVRPGILASGVSHYHTPLDEHKMHEAAQCLLGEHDFTSFRATHCQAHSPWRSVMHLNVTRQGQYVVVDVKANAFLHHMVRNIVGSLIKVGAGEEPPEWIQWVLDQKDRRTAGTTAKPGGLYLVDVDYPINFELPRLPIGPHFFPAD from the coding sequence ATGCGTATTGCTTTGGGTGTGGAATATGATGGCAGCAAACTTCATGGTTGGCAGAAACAAAATGATGTAGTCAGTGTGCAAGAACACTTAGAAAAAGCATTATCAGTTATTGCTAATCATCCTGTGAATGTAATTTGTGCAGGAAGAACCGATGCGGGGGTGCATGGTACTGGGCAAGTGGTACATTTTGATACGGACTCTGAACGTAAATTGGTGGCATGGACATTAGGGGTTAATGCTAATTTGCCAAGCAGTATTGCGGTATGTTGGGCGCATAATGTTTCGGATGAATTTCACGCTCGTTTTACCGCAACGGCTCGCCGGTACCGCTATATTATTTATAATAATACGGTTCGTCCTGGTATTTTAGCATCAGGCGTAAGTCATTATCATACTCCGCTTGATGAACATAAAATGCATGAAGCGGCTCAATGCTTGTTAGGTGAGCATGACTTTACTTCTTTCCGAGCGACACATTGCCAAGCACACAGCCCATGGCGAAGTGTGATGCACTTAAATGTGACTAGGCAAGGTCAATATGTCGTGGTGGATGTTAAAGCGAATGCTTTTCTGCACCATATGGTGCGTAACATTGTAGGCAGTTTGATTAAAGTGGGGGCGGGGGAAGAACCACCAGAATGGATTCAGTGGGTACTTGACCAAAAAGATCGCCGCACAGCAGGCACAACAGCAAAGCCCGGTGGCTTATATTTAGTGGATGTTGATTATCCGATAAACTTTGAATTGCCTAGACTACCGATTGGCCCACACTTTTTCCCTGCGGATTAG
- the accD gene encoding acetyl-CoA carboxylase, carboxyltransferase subunit beta, which produces MSWLEKIFTTTNIVNSRKASIPEGIWTKCSSCEQVLYQAEVERNLEVCPKCDHHMRMKGRRRLETFLDAGTTVELGQELEPQDKLKFKDSKRYKDRISAAQKSSGETEALVVMKGELLSMPLVACAFEFSFMGGSMGSVVGARFVRAVDAAIENNCGLVCFSASGGARMQEALMSLMQMAKTSAALERLSQKGLPFISVMTDPTYGGVSASLAMLGDINIGEPKAIIGFAGRRVIEQTVRENLPEGFQRSEFLLEHGAIDMIVDRREMRQRIGGLVAKMTNYQSPLVVSVDDEPSYEVPVADKK; this is translated from the coding sequence ATGAGTTGGCTTGAAAAAATTTTTACAACGACAAATATTGTTAATTCTCGTAAAGCGTCTATTCCTGAAGGAATTTGGACGAAGTGTTCATCTTGTGAGCAAGTGTTATATCAAGCTGAAGTAGAACGTAATTTAGAAGTGTGTCCTAAGTGCGACCATCATATGCGTATGAAAGGTCGCCGTCGTTTAGAGACATTTTTAGATGCGGGTACAACAGTTGAACTTGGTCAAGAGTTAGAGCCACAAGATAAACTGAAGTTTAAAGACTCAAAGCGTTACAAAGATCGTATTTCAGCGGCTCAAAAATCTAGCGGTGAAACAGAAGCTCTTGTTGTCATGAAAGGCGAACTACTTAGTATGCCATTAGTTGCTTGTGCATTTGAGTTTTCTTTCATGGGTGGCTCAATGGGTTCTGTTGTTGGTGCACGTTTTGTTCGTGCGGTCGATGCTGCGATTGAAAACAATTGTGGTTTAGTTTGTTTTTCTGCCAGTGGTGGTGCGCGTATGCAAGAGGCTTTAATGTCTTTAATGCAGATGGCTAAAACCAGTGCTGCACTTGAACGTTTATCACAAAAAGGTTTGCCATTTATTTCGGTAATGACGGATCCTACTTATGGTGGTGTATCGGCAAGTTTAGCCATGCTAGGTGATATCAATATTGGTGAGCCTAAAGCTATTATTGGCTTTGCCGGTCGTCGTGTTATTGAGCAAACGGTACGTGAGAACTTGCCAGAAGGCTTCCAACGCAGTGAGTTTTTACTTGAGCATGGTGCTATTGATATGATTGTTGATCGTCGTGAAATGCGTCAACGTATTGGTGGTCTTGTGGCTAAGATGACTAATTATCAATCACCATTAGTGGTTTCGGTTGATGATGAACCTTCTTACGAAGTACCCGTTGCCGATAAGAAGTAA
- the folC gene encoding bifunctional tetrahydrofolate synthase/dihydrofolate synthase, whose translation MTKHNAPEATSPMSMWLHYLENIHTSAIDLGLERISKVAQSANLTKPAPTVITVAGTNGKGSTCALMEAILIDAGYRVGVYSSPHLIEYNERVRINGQNACDELHTHAFSFVEQIRGEISLSFFEFGTLAALRIFQTEQVDVVLLEVGLGGRLDATNVVDHDVSIITSLAIDHVDWLGSDINVIGFEKAGIFRSGRPAVCGQPHAPYSVAAHADDIHAPLYQVGVQFTYEVDQNDETRWHWQCGAFDLKDLPVPRLPLANAATALMALSQSGLEISDVNVVNGLETAQLAGRMQVLSTYPTILLDVAHNPHSAEYLVGQLKKRYPNNVIHAVVAMLHDKDIKSTLDVLSSVVDYWYPSSLKGPRAAQEAELCQYLSAVKGHYQTPVEAFKSAQGQAQEDDVLLVVGSFHTVGEVLNYWHQHK comes from the coding sequence ATGACCAAACATAATGCTCCTGAAGCCACATCACCAATGTCGATGTGGCTTCATTATTTAGAAAATATCCATACTAGTGCTATTGATCTTGGACTTGAGCGAATCTCTAAAGTTGCACAATCCGCGAATCTTACAAAACCTGCTCCAACTGTAATCACTGTTGCTGGAACCAATGGTAAAGGCTCAACGTGTGCATTAATGGAAGCCATTCTAATTGATGCTGGATATCGAGTTGGTGTGTATAGCTCGCCTCATTTAATTGAATATAATGAACGTGTACGCATTAATGGGCAAAATGCCTGTGATGAATTACACACACATGCTTTCTCCTTTGTTGAACAAATTCGTGGTGAAATTAGTCTCAGTTTTTTTGAATTTGGCACTCTTGCTGCTTTGCGTATTTTTCAAACTGAGCAGGTTGATGTGGTTCTTTTAGAGGTTGGTCTAGGTGGGCGATTAGATGCCACTAATGTTGTGGATCATGATGTTTCTATTATTACTAGTCTTGCTATTGACCACGTGGATTGGTTAGGCAGTGACATTAATGTAATCGGTTTTGAGAAAGCTGGCATTTTTCGTTCAGGTCGACCTGCTGTATGTGGGCAACCCCATGCACCTTATAGCGTTGCGGCTCATGCTGATGATATTCACGCACCGTTGTATCAAGTTGGTGTGCAATTTACTTATGAAGTTGATCAAAATGATGAAACTCGCTGGCATTGGCAGTGTGGTGCCTTTGATCTAAAAGATTTACCGGTACCAAGGCTACCACTTGCTAATGCAGCAACCGCTCTAATGGCATTAAGCCAATCGGGTTTAGAGATCAGCGATGTGAATGTTGTGAATGGTCTTGAAACTGCTCAACTTGCTGGGAGGATGCAGGTACTGTCTACTTATCCAACCATATTATTGGATGTTGCCCATAACCCCCACTCTGCCGAGTATTTAGTTGGGCAGCTTAAAAAGCGTTATCCAAATAATGTTATTCATGCCGTGGTTGCCATGCTTCATGATAAAGACATAAAAAGTACTTTAGATGTGTTGTCTTCTGTTGTTGATTATTGGTATCCCTCTTCTTTAAAAGGGCCAAGAGCAGCTCAAGAAGCTGAACTTTGCCAATATTTATCAGCGGTAAAAGGGCATTACCAAACACCTGTAGAGGCGTTTAAATCAGCTCAAGGTCAAGCACAAGAAGATGATGTATTGCTTGTGGTGGGATCTTTTCATACTGTAGGTGAAGTATTGAATTATTGGCATCAACATAAATAA
- a CDS encoding SPOR domain-containing protein — translation MASKFQSRLIGTVILVAIGVIVLPDVFDGQKKHYQEEFAAIPIKPTDEVNELVSDEVKEPVELDVPLPKEPVPVVTVQSDQKSESIEEPKKTVTAQVADQEDRSEVKDVSEPKIIPVREKNKYADSAWIIQLVALKNQDNAKKLVTDLQKRGFQAHLKPDNGLSRVIIGPDVSKEKLEQQIDKLQKITGLKGQLQTFKPLNP, via the coding sequence ATGGCAAGTAAGTTTCAAAGCCGTTTAATCGGCACTGTTATTCTGGTCGCTATCGGTGTGATTGTATTGCCTGATGTATTTGATGGACAAAAAAAACATTACCAAGAAGAGTTTGCTGCTATTCCAATTAAGCCAACAGATGAAGTGAATGAGTTGGTGTCTGATGAGGTAAAGGAGCCCGTTGAGCTTGACGTGCCACTACCGAAAGAACCCGTGCCAGTAGTGACGGTTCAATCGGATCAAAAGTCGGAATCCATTGAAGAGCCGAAAAAAACAGTGACAGCTCAAGTGGCTGACCAGGAAGATCGTTCAGAAGTAAAAGATGTCTCCGAACCGAAAATTATACCAGTACGAGAAAAAAATAAATATGCAGATAGCGCTTGGATCATTCAGCTCGTGGCATTGAAAAACCAAGATAATGCGAAAAAATTGGTGACTGATTTACAAAAACGAGGCTTTCAAGCACATTTAAAACCTGATAATGGTTTATCGCGTGTCATTATTGGTCCAGATGTTTCGAAAGAAAAATTGGAACAACAAATTGATAAGCTGCAAAAAATTACCGGTCTAAAAGGTCAATTGCAGACTTTTAAGCCACTTAATCCATAA
- a CDS encoding CvpA family protein, whose protein sequence is MIWIDFVILGVIGFSALISLVRGFVKEALSLVIWFGAFFIATQYYLKLAAYFTNIENDIVRNGVALGALFVATLVVGALVNYVIGQLVQKTGLSGTDRILGVVFGALRGVLIIAVVLFFMDAFTAFPSSQWWKDSQLIPQFSRVIAPFFDHLKQTSSFLTGAPLHK, encoded by the coding sequence ATGATTTGGATAGATTTTGTCATTTTAGGGGTGATCGGCTTCTCAGCTTTGATCAGCTTAGTTCGTGGTTTTGTTAAAGAAGCATTGTCGTTAGTAATTTGGTTTGGCGCATTTTTTATTGCCACACAATATTATCTAAAACTGGCAGCTTACTTTACCAACATTGAAAACGACATAGTTCGTAATGGTGTGGCATTAGGTGCCTTGTTTGTAGCCACTTTAGTGGTTGGCGCATTGGTCAACTATGTTATTGGACAGTTAGTACAAAAAACTGGCCTATCTGGCACAGACCGAATTTTAGGGGTCGTTTTTGGTGCATTACGCGGCGTACTGATTATTGCAGTCGTTCTCTTTTTTATGGATGCATTTACGGCATTCCCGAGTTCACAGTGGTGGAAAGACTCTCAATTAATCCCGCAATTTAGCCGGGTTATTGCACCGTTTTTTGACCATTTGAAACAAACATCAAGCTTTTTAACCGGCGCACCTCTGCATAAGTAA
- the purF gene encoding amidophosphoribosyltransferase — MCGIVGIVGVTPVNQSIYDALTVLQHRGQDAAGIITIDSNRFRLRKANGLVKDVFEMKHMKRLQGTVGVGHVRYPTAGSSSASEAQPFYVNSPYGITLAHNGNLTNANDIRQWLFEQGRRHVNTTSDSEVLLNILAQEIDVSENYPLTEVDVFNAIKKVHTIVKGAYAVAAMIIGHGMVAFRDPNGIRPLCLGKRELAGRTEYMVASESVALDAVGFDFVRDVAPGEAIYATFDGQLFSEQCAEEPKLNPCIFEFVYFARPDSFIDKISVYSARLEMGKKLGDKIKREWDDLDIDVVIPIPETSCDIALEIAQLIDKPYRQGFVKNRYVGRTFIMPGQQQRKKSVRRKLNAIRSEFKGKNVLLVDDSIVRGTTSEQIIEMARDSGAKNVYMVSAAPEVRFPNVYGIDMPSANELIAHGRETDEICKMIGADALMFQDLSDLVSAVGIGNPSVTQFETSVFSGHYVTGDIDQAYLDLIDSIRNDDAKLDRDMQVDLANLEMHNEGA; from the coding sequence ATGTGTGGTATTGTTGGAATCGTAGGGGTAACGCCTGTCAATCAATCGATTTATGATGCATTAACGGTATTGCAGCATCGCGGCCAAGATGCTGCAGGTATTATTACCATAGATAGCAATCGTTTTCGTCTGCGTAAAGCCAATGGACTCGTGAAAGATGTGTTTGAAATGAAACACATGAAACGTTTGCAAGGCACTGTTGGAGTCGGTCATGTTCGTTATCCAACAGCGGGTAGTTCAAGTGCTTCTGAAGCTCAACCATTCTATGTCAATTCGCCTTATGGCATTACCCTTGCTCATAACGGTAACCTAACTAACGCGAATGATATTCGTCAGTGGTTATTTGAACAGGGGCGTCGTCATGTGAACACCACTTCTGATTCTGAAGTTTTACTCAATATCTTAGCTCAAGAAATTGATGTATCAGAAAACTATCCACTGACTGAAGTGGATGTTTTTAATGCTATTAAGAAAGTTCATACGATAGTGAAGGGTGCTTATGCGGTGGCGGCGATGATTATTGGGCACGGTATGGTTGCTTTTCGTGATCCAAATGGCATTCGTCCATTGTGTTTAGGTAAGCGTGAATTAGCAGGTCGTACCGAGTATATGGTTGCCTCTGAATCGGTTGCGCTTGATGCTGTTGGTTTTGATTTTGTACGTGATGTTGCGCCTGGTGAAGCAATTTATGCCACCTTTGATGGTCAATTGTTCAGTGAGCAGTGCGCTGAAGAGCCAAAACTTAATCCATGTATTTTTGAATTTGTTTATTTTGCTCGCCCTGATTCTTTTATCGATAAAATTTCGGTATACAGTGCTCGTCTTGAAATGGGTAAAAAGTTGGGTGATAAAATTAAACGTGAATGGGATGACTTGGATATTGATGTGGTCATTCCTATCCCTGAAACTTCTTGTGATATCGCATTAGAAATCGCACAGCTGATTGACAAACCTTACCGTCAAGGTTTTGTGAAGAACCGTTATGTTGGTCGTACTTTCATTATGCCGGGACAACAGCAACGTAAAAAATCGGTTCGCCGGAAGTTGAATGCCATACGATCGGAGTTTAAAGGAAAGAATGTTCTTCTTGTTGATGACTCAATTGTTCGTGGGACAACGTCTGAGCAAATTATTGAGATGGCTCGAGATTCCGGCGCTAAAAATGTTTATATGGTGTCAGCAGCACCTGAAGTGCGTTTCCCTAACGTTTATGGCATCGACATGCCTAGTGCGAATGAATTAATTGCACATGGACGTGAGACGGATGAGATTTGTAAAATGATTGGTGCGGATGCATTGATGTTCCAAGATCTTTCTGACTTAGTGTCAGCGGTTGGGATTGGTAATCCATCGGTAACGCAATTTGAGACTTCCGTATTCAGTGGTCATTATGTAACAGGGGATATTGACCAAGCTTATTTAGATTTGATTGACTCTATTCGGAATGATGATGCGAAATTAGACCGTGATATGCAGGTGGATCTAGCGAATTTAGAGATGCATAACGAAGGCGCATAA